A stretch of the Neodiprion lecontei isolate iyNeoLeco1 chromosome 4, iyNeoLeco1.1, whole genome shotgun sequence genome encodes the following:
- the LOC107219583 gene encoding monocarboxylate transporter 13-like, whose protein sequence is MAVKAKKTKLVPPDGGWGWVVLFSALTVNFLIPGTVKSFGVLFVEFLQVFKASPTAALWMPALCYFLYSFLGPLSSILSMKYSYRTVTLIGGTFAAGGMMLSYFANSVSYLYLSYGVMVGIGAGLSFPPTVYIVTAYFERLRGFANGLCISGSAIGTIVLPPFLQYLLDHFGYRGAVLLMGGITLNTWICALLYHPVEQHMIRVPITPEDGVDNEALTLDEMPSNEKSNNILKQESFKSTNEIDMSISGNLHFLNLAQALEEVQNSSLINERNEGLDEKEDVKVNESSDIATNGIHNTAFDNSNVEPKDNIVTGKSVNSACPNTPHISRNSSMRHSCLNYENYRVSRQHSIVSEMGTIALNQRLNVPGMFKCLFQTHSSKRKNTTAADIEQVKQSNSNDSESEAAMKDKKNFFDFSVLKDPIYLLILISNSTSAISNTNFMILLPSYAISQGFDKNMSALLLSIVSALDLVGRIGGSSLSDIDFIPKYYYFVGGLGMSGIALALLPMATSYTMLSFFCALFGLSSGMYIGITTVILADMLGTEKLTSSYGISLFVNGVLQLIGPPLCGVIFEQIGSYKPIFLAFGIILILGTALWALFPMIKRNHRKEIDSE, encoded by the exons ATGGCagtaaaagcaaaaaaaacgAAGCTGGTACCTCCTGACGGAGGCTGGGGCTGGGTCGTTTTATTCTCAGCATTAACTGTTAACTTTCTTATCCCTGGAACTGTGAAGTCGTTCGGTGTGCTGTTTGTAgaatttttgcaagttttcAAAGCATCCCCTACAGCAGCGTTATGGATGCCAGCACTCTGCTATTTTTTATATAGTTTTTTAG GTCCGTTATCAAGCATTCTGTCGATGAAATATTCTTACCGCACTGTTACGCTTATTGGTGGTACATTTGCTGCAGGAGGAATGATGCTGAGTTATTTCGCAAATTCCGTCAGTTATCTTTATCTCAG TTATGGAGTAATGGTTGGCATTGGAGCAGGTTTATCATTTCCTCCAACAGTATACATAGTTACCGCTTATTTTGAAAGATTACGGGGATTTGCTAACGGGCTCTGTATATCCGGAAGTGCTATTGGGACTATTGTTTTACCACCTTTCCTACAGTATCTACTTGATCATTTTGGATACAG AGGAGCTGTATTACTCATGGGTGGTATCACCTTAAATACATGGATTTGTGCTCTGTTATACCACCCTGTTGAACAACACATGATAAGAGTTCCTATTACGCCGGAGGATGGAGTGGATAACGAAGCATTGACTTTGGACGAAATGCCCAGTAATGAGAAATCGAATAACATTTTAAAACAAGAGAGCTTCAAATCCACTAATGAAATTGATATGTCAATTTCTGGAAATTTACATTTCCTGAATTTGGCCCAAGCACTAGAGGAAGTTCAAAACTCTTCACTTATCAACGAAAGAAACGAGGGATTagatgaaaaagaagacgTAAAAGTTAACGAAAGTTCTGATATTGCTACAAACGGAATACACAATACAGCATTTGATAATTCCAATGTAGAACCTAAAGACAATATTGTGACTGGCAAGAGTGTGAACAGTGCTTGTCCCAATACACCGCACATAAGTAGAAATAGTTCAATGCGACACAGCTGtttaaattatgaaaattatcgTGTCTCTCGTCAACATAGCATTGTTTCTGAAATGGGTACTATAGCTTTAAACCAAAGATTAAATGTTCCTGGAATGTTCAAGTGCCTCTTCCAAACCCATTCGTCTAAAAGGAAAAATACCACAGCTGCAGATATAGAACAAGTAAAACAATCCAACAGCAATGACTCGGAAAGCGAAGCAGcaatgaaagataaaaaaaatttctttgattttagCGTCTTGAAAGATCCAATTTACCTACTTATCCTCATTTCAAACTCCACCTCTGCAATAAGTAATACGAATTTTATGATATTATTACCATCATATGCAATATCGCAAGgctttgataaaaatatgtcAGCTCTATTACTGTCCATTGTTTCTGCCTTAGATTTGGTTGGGCGCATAGGTGGATCATCCTTATCAGACATCGATTTCATACCAAAGTATTACTATTTTGTGGGTGGACTTGGAATGAGCGGTATTGCCTTAGCTTTACTTCCTATGGCCACCAGTTACACAATGCTATCATTTTTTTGTGCTTTATTTGGACTTTCGTCGGGAATGTATATTGGAATAACAACTGTGATTTTAGCAGATATGCTTGGCACTGAGAAATTAACATCGTCTTATGGGATTTCTTTGTTTGTTAATGGTGTGCTTCAGCTGATTGGTCCACCGCTTTGTGGTGTAATTTTTGAGCAAATTGGTTCATACAAACCAATATTTCTAGCATTTGGAATTATACTGATATTGGGGACTGCTTTATGGGCGCTATTTCCTATGATAAAGCGAAACCACAGAAAAGAAATAGATAGCGAATAG
- the LOC107219584 gene encoding serine protease easter has product MKPLHLIFAFLVIRISAVDSENCLTYKGTRGTCVNIKQCPFLLHLLRNRKSFSITSLAIEQLTKSNCGFEKLDPKVCCSSDLDDNDDSPLQKLPTPTDLISNNMIGLSKETSCRTGGGDEGRCINVNECPSLYAILRQESSVTGTGLQVLKRSLCGFEKMTPKVCCSDISLPLESITLSSGPDHLTPSHSTREECVTPRGTEGSCVNIKRCQSLFRLLKQSYRLSYEVSQRLNEAHCGFEKMDPKVCCENEEASPSSTSSPPVVDRPIDQQEIPSPPDVTNHPNLGLLEHDVCGPIPEAKIIGGAKTTVFEFPWMALIAYDSGSVLPEFRCGGSLITKKHVLTAAHCVTALPANLRLVGVRLGEHDLSKERDCETDVNGLDINCAQDYQDFSAVGVAVHPDYSRVQQNDDIALILLDEEADFSAANVRPICLPVVPTMTLHSKMIVTGWGATETGPRSEILQKVTLPIVPNDVCARLYRERNVRISYKQICAGGSNRSDSCSGDSGGPLQALGIYNRQPRNILYGVVSFGPRDCGIEGAPGVYTNVPYYMDWILNTIGTEIYD; this is encoded by the coding sequence ATGAAACCGCTacatttgatatttgcgtTTTTAGTGATACGGATTTCCGCGGTGGATTCGGAAAATTGCTTAACATATAAGGGCACAAGAGGGACCTGTGTCAATATAAAGCAATGCCCGTTTCTGCTGCATCTCTTAAGAAATCGGAAATCATTCTCAATCACGAGCTTAGCGATAGAACAATTAACCAAATCTAACTGTGGCTTTGAAAAACTTGATCCGAAGGTATGTTGCAGTAGTGATCTCGACGATAACGATGATTCCCCGCTTCAAAAGCTGCCCACCCCAACAGACTTAATTTCGAACAATATGATCGGCTTATCGAAAGAGACCTCTTGCCGGACGGGAGGTGGCGATGAAGGCAGGTGTATTAATGTCAACGAATGTCCTTCACTGTACGCAATTCTGAGACAAGAATCATCAGTGACCGGTACTGGTTTGCAAGTACTAAAGCGATCGCTGTGcgggtttgaaaaaatgactCCTAAGGTCTGCTGCAGTGATATTTCGCTACCCTTAGAATCTATCACCTTATCATCGGGACCAGATCATCTTACGCCAAGTCACTCGACCCGAGAGGAATGCGTCACTCCACGAGGTACGGAAGGCTCGTGTGTTAACATAAAACGATGCCAATCACTGTTCAGACTATTAAAACAATCGTACAGATTATCGTACGAGGTTTCACAGAGGTTGAACGAAGCGCATTgcggatttgaaaaaatggacCCGAAGGTTTGTTGCGAGAATGAAGAAGCCAGCCCATCAAGCACGTCAAGTCCACCGGTCGTCGATCGACCGATTGACCAGCAGGAGATTCCATCGCCGCCGGATGTAACCAATCATCCTAATCTCGGCCTGCTTGAGCACGACGTTTGCGGTCCTATACCAGAGGCGAAAATTATCGGTGGTGCAAAAACTACCGTCTTCGAATTCCCGTGGATGGCTTTAATCGCCTACGACTCGGGCTCTGTACTTCCGGAGTTTCGCTGTGGCGGTTCTCTGATTACAAAGAAACACGTTTTAACCGCTGCTCATTGCGTAACGGCGCTACCTGCGAATCTACGTCTGGTCGGAGTACGGCTTGGGGAACACGATCTGTCGAAGGAAAGGGATTGCGAAACGGACGTCAACGGGTTGGACATAAACTGCGCTCAAGATTATCAAGATTTTTCTGCAGTGGGAGTGGCGGTGCACCCGGATTACTCGAGGGTACAACAGAACGATGACATTGCTTTGATTCTGTTAGACGAGGAGGCGGATTTCAGCGCAGCAAATGTGCGGCCAATTTGTTTACCCGTCGTTCCGACGATGACATTGCATTCAAAGATGATCGTGACGGGCTGGGGTGCGACAGAAACAGGCCCGCGAAGCGAAATTTTGCAGAAGGTCACTTTGCCAATCGTTCCCAACGACGTATGTGCCAGATTGTACAGAGAGCGGAACGTAAGAATATCGTACAAACAAATATGCGCCGGAGGCTCGAATCGGTCCGATTCATGTTCCGGAGATAGCGGCGGTCCGCTTCAAGCTCTAGGGATATACAACAGGCAGCCAAGAAACATTCTTTATGGGGTGGTTAGTTTCGGACCAAGAGATTGCGGAATAGAAGGGGCTCCCGGGGTTTACACGAACGTTCCATATTATATGGATTGGATTTTAAATACGATAGGAACAGAGATATATGACTAA